A section of the Novipirellula caenicola genome encodes:
- a CDS encoding phosphoesterase — translation MSTEEHILVIPESVINSIGVIDGFESDVDRFLLPILASDQLSFQPRTPMETDPSFKQLIPYVLLEWTESDGTKKLFTYTRGGGGGEKRLHAKRSVGIGGHISREDAADGANPYTTGMHREIEEEIQLRSHYQETQEGLIYDPSNEVGKVHLGVVHRFVLESPEVQSNEADLAEGGFVSIDELKADIEQLETWSQLAIKALY, via the coding sequence ATGTCTACTGAAGAACACATCCTGGTGATCCCCGAGTCAGTGATCAACTCAATCGGCGTGATTGACGGTTTTGAATCGGATGTCGATCGCTTCTTGCTGCCCATTCTTGCCAGCGACCAATTGTCGTTCCAACCGCGGACGCCGATGGAGACCGACCCTAGCTTTAAACAGTTGATTCCGTACGTGCTGCTGGAATGGACCGAGAGCGACGGGACGAAGAAATTGTTCACCTACACTCGCGGCGGTGGCGGCGGAGAAAAACGCTTGCATGCCAAACGCAGCGTTGGGATCGGAGGCCACATCAGCCGCGAAGATGCCGCCGACGGAGCCAATCCGTATACCACCGGGATGCATCGCGAGATCGAAGAAGAGATCCAGCTTCGCTCTCACTACCAGGAGACGCAAGAAGGTTTGATCTACGACCCATCCAACGAAGTGGGCAAGGTCCACTTGGGCGTCGTTCATCGTTTTGTCCTGGAATCGCCTGAGGTGCAAAGCAATGAAGCGGATCTAGCCGAAGGCGGTTTCGTCAGCATCGACGAGTTGAAAGCGGACATCGAGCAATTGGAAACGTGGAGCCAATTAGCGATCAAAGCTCTCTATTAG